TGGTGATCTGTGTGTTCTTGGTCATCCTCATCCCTCAGCACAGCAATATGATTAAATCTATGCTTGATAGTTGCTTTAGCTTGAAAGTACTTGGTGTTTGCCTCCCCCATTTTGATGTTTCTGATGATGGCTCTCTGTTTCCAATATATTGCTGCTCATTAATAAGTTTCAAATGCTTAATCAGAATCTTTCTGCCATTAGTTTCCTCAATAGACAGGTCCCTTAATTCCTCAATAACATCATAAAAGAGGATCATGTAGTTGATGTTCTGAATAATTTGCTTGTGGTTTGAGAAAGTTTTGGCCCAGTTCTTCAAACCTTTCCTTAGCCTCTTGAATTTTGCAGCAATGTTTTTGGCACTATCCTCTTCATGAACATCTTGCTCCCAGATGTTCCTTACCACATCCTTGAATTGAGGGTGTTTCAGCCAGTAATTCTCAAATTTGAAAACCTGTGCTTTAGGAATGCAGGTACCCACTTGAATAACAATGGGGATGTGATCTGAGGTGGTTTTGGCAAGAGGGATGGCTTGAGTGGAAGGGAACATGAGGGTCCAAGCTTCAGAAGTGAAGCACCAGTCCAATTTTTCCAAAAGTGGAGCATCCTGCATATTGCTCCAAGTGAATTTTCTGCCTTCCAGTGGAATTTCAACAAGTGCTTGGTTGTTGATTGCTTCATTAAATAAGAGCATGTCATTCAGGTTGCCTCCATCTCTATTTCTGTTATGAGGATATCTGATGTAGTTAAAATCACCTAGTACTAGCCAGTTGACATCATCTCCCACATGAAATTCCTTAAACCAATCAAGGAAAACAGTTCTTGCATCCTGCTGACAGGGTCCATAGATGTTGGTGAGTTTCCACATAGTCCCAGACAGCTTACAGGTGAACTTAATGGTCAAAGAGAAATCATTTAGGTGTTCCAACTGTCCTGAGAAAAGATTGTCATTCCAGGCAATCAGTAATCCTCCAGAAGCACCAATGGAAGGGAGAAATTCGAATTTGGAGATGTACTTGGGACAGAATTTTCGAATATATGAAGTGTCAAATAACTCTCTCTTAGTTTCCTGGAGGCATAGAATGGAGCAATTGGATTCAGCAATTTTATTAGATAGAGCATCCCATTTCTTTGGGTCATTGATACCCCTAATGTTCCAATTCAAGATATTCCAATTTCTCTTCATGATGATTATAGAAAACTGAGAGTAGAAGGGAGGGAAGTTGAGTTGTGCAATGTGATTGACAGCGGATAAATATCTGATCAACCAAGATAAGCAGGAGAGAGTGGATAACTTCGGTCCATAGAGTCATACCATACTGGAATCTCATACATTTAGTCTGATCCATAGAAACCAAAGCTAGTAAGACCCAAATATACATCACAGAGACAAAAATCCTCATCCCAAAAGTTCAGATACCAGCACTGACAAAGAGACCAACTAATTACTGCCCGCTCTTCGCACTAATGGTCCCTTCCTTGGACATGTTGCCCCCCTCCTTGGATTTGCTTGTCCCCTCCTTTGCCTTGGCAGCAACCTTGGGTTTCTTGATCTTAGTGGTAAGCTTCTCTTCTGTAGTTTCCTGGGCATTGACCTTGCAATAAGCAGTGTTCAGATTTTTAATAACTTACGCAGGCAATGGAGGTGGGAAATAGTGACAAGCTAAACAATCCTTATCCATGCAAACAGACTTCTTATAACCCTTATTGAGTTTTTGGAGACGGCAACTCCTCCTTACCTCTGTCTCCACCAGTGGCCCCTTGTCCTTCCTCTTCCTGTTGTGATGAATAGCAGAGGTGGATGATGACATGATATCCTGTGAGCCACACAACACACTAGGTGTATTCTCCTGATCCTGAGAAGTTACCAAGATACCAGAGAGAGTAGAGCTGTCAGGGCATGAGTTTGGCAAGGCAAAAGGTAGACAGAGCTCCTCCTTCTTGCTTTGAGAGATAATATCCCAAACTTTGGAAGTAATGAACTGTTTTGCCCATTCGTACTTCTCAGGAGAAAGGAAAGTAACAGACAGGAAATTAACCCAGTCAACTGGTACCTGAATGATGTCCTTACTGGTAGCTGTAGGTGCAAAATGTTTGGACCATATTTGAGCTCCTTCCTTTCCAAGGTACTTCTCAGCAGTACCAATGGCAATCTCATGGACAGTGGGAGAGGGTAGGCCTGTCTCTGAGATAATCAAGTGATCAGAtttaaacataggaataggaaaacCTGGAGGGGCAGAAACATCAGAAGAAGAGGATTCACCTTGCCCTTCAGCATAATTCATGGGATCTGATTGAGTAAGCATCATGTGAGCTGAATAATCATTGTGCTGATTGGTAACAGGGGGGTGAGATTGCATAGTTGGGTTGATATCCTCCCTGCTGATAATAGGAGCAACTTGGTTTTGTAGCACAGGTAGAGTGGCCTCCAATTGAGCAGCTTCCACAGTAAAAGCTTCAACTAGAGGTTTAACCAGTTCATCAGAGTTGACCACCTCATTGATAAGGTTAGGTTTTGGAGGCATGGAGCTCTCAAAATGCATGGGATCTACCATGTGGGAGATGAGGGCCACAGAGTGATTATTTAGGATggctgagagatgcagatcttcAAGTGGCTGCACAGCCAGGTTCATCTCCTCAAGAACTGCCACTGTGGGAAGATCCTGGGCCATGATGGGCCCAACAGGTTCCTCAGGCCCAGTCTGTCCAATATCAGCATTCAAATCAGGTAGCAGAGGGTCAAGCGGCGCCAATGGCCCAACAACAGAGTTAGCCGTTTCAGCACTAATATTTGGTGGCACATCTGAGACAGTGACATTACTGTTAGCTGGTAGCTGCTCAACCTCAGGATGGACATATTTCTCTTCCATGGGCTCCATCAGATCATGTAAGTGCAAAAATTCTCCATCATGCAATTCCTGGTCAGCAAGTTCTTGTTCTGCCGGCATGGCCCAGTGTCCCCATCCAGGAAGCTCCGCCATATCCTCCTCCTCATCAACCTGAATTCCTAACTGAAGATCCAAAATCGGGTTCTGAACTGGTGCTTGTACTGCATCTTGCTCATGGAATTGCAGTGGTCCCAGAAAGTGATTATGCTGGTTCTGATGGAAATGAGCCTGAGCAGGGACTGGGTGTGGGTTACCAAATGCAGGGATCGGGTCCTCATCAGGTGCTTCTCTTCCTAATGAAGTGTCTTGCAGAATCACCACAGGTACCGAGAGGGTAGCAGTATCATCTCCTTCTCCAATAGCGATGCTGGAAGGAATATCTCTCAGTTCTTCCACCTTTATTTTGACCATAAGATTTGCCCGAGTACTCCTGTTTCTATCCCACATCACAAACTTGCCAAACTTACTGATAGCATTGCTAATCTCATGAATGCTGCGACGGTCCAAAGGAAATCCACATAACAAAATCCACACCTCTCTGCTAAGATTGAGTTTGCGCCAATTCAGTCCTTGATTATGTTTCTCAAAAATGACATGCACATCAGTGAAGGGGTGCGGGCTGCTGTTCACTAATTCATCCCGATCAAACACACTATCAAACTTGATGTAGGCTTGTCCAAATGGGCAGGGTGAAATCTCAGAAAATCTCAGGTGCTTAACATCAGTAAGAAACTCAGAGAGTACCTCGCGAACAGTAGCAAACTGAACCGGCAGGTTGGGCATCGGCACGATGGTAGCAATGGCCCATTCTTCATGCGCCGCTGGTACCGCTCCAGTCAGGATACGAATGCGCGCCGGCCTACCCGCGACGTCGACGCGGTGGTGACCGGTAGGGATGAAGGGGCTCGGGTCGAACGGGAAGGCCGCCATGGATTGTGCGGATGAGGGGGAAGAAGAGTGGATTGCGAGGCGGAGAGGAGGGGAATGAGCACTGTCTTGGATGGTCGCAGCTCTCAATCTTTGGGCGATGGATGGAGTGGCAGGATTGTAATGGCGGATGTCCGCTCCGGCGGAAATCGAGGCGTCTCCTCTGTTCTCTTGGTAGGCAGGGGTAATGACTGACCCTCTGACTAGCTGATTAGTCTCATTCGCGGCAACAGTGGTGATTTGCCTCGGAATCATTAGATTCGGTGTCGCGTTGGATGTGGGCTGAGACGGCAGGGTGGGGTGCCTAGTGGGCTGTAGGATTGGGCTTGAGCTGGGCTGTTTAGCAGAGAAACAGTCCCGGGCGATGTGGCCCCAACGCTTACAGTTTCTACATTTAATCCTATTAGTGCAGCTGGGCCTGAGATGACCATGCATGAGGCACCTGACgcagtaaagcccattaaacgcGGTTTGAATGGGCGGATTGCCCGCCCTCTCATAACTATCCTTGAATGGTTCCGGGCGACGATCACGGTCGGAAGGATGAACTGTATGCTGCTGGTGTGATCGAGCTGGAGATCTGATCGGGGTGGGAGCATGCTGGATGTACGAAGTGGGTGTACGAAGAGCCTGAAGGTAAGATTTTCTAGGGTGATCACGGAAGACATGAGTCCATGCATCTTCCTTCTCTTGGAGATATTGATCAAGTTCCCAGGAAGAATTAGGGCCTCCAGATCCCCATAGGAGAAAGTTGATATTGAGAAGAGGTAGAGAGATGTTACCTCCTTTTATGATAGAGAAACCAACTTCTTTGGATGAAACCGAGAACCGAAAAGACCAATTTTGAAGCAATTGAACCTTGAACAGGGATGCCCGGCCACCGAAACAGGACAGGAGGATCGTGGCAACAGATTCCACCGTGAGCCTGATTCGCGAACGGGTGAACTCAGCAACTAAAATGAATTCCTCCATATCTTTACCTTCTTCATAGTTGATGGGTACTCCCCATTTCCTCCACACTTCAGCGGCAAAATCTTGACCCATGTCGAAGTTCAGATCCGCGAGAGCCATCGCGATGGCTATGGTGGACGCCGTGACCGGAGTGGGCACGGCGTGAGGCCTCCGCGGCCGGGTGGCCGGCGGAGGGGCTCTGAATTACCAGCTCGCCGCCAGCGCCCAAACAGGAGGGGCTCTGAATTTTCAGCTCGCCTCGGGGATGGGAGAAGCATCGATACCTCAACAATAGTTACAAGCATCCACTGAGTAGATAAAGTTTGTAACTACCTTAGACTTAGATGACACTACTGATCAAAGAAGCTCTTAGCCTGCTAATCGATATTGTGAATATAGATACAATTCTAGCTAAACAGAATTAACTCATGATGATATTAATCTGTCTAGGACAATCAGGATTCAGACTTCAGAGCGCAACATGAACAACGTTACAGGACtttggactaggaaagggaaTCACCTCATCCATCCCAAATTTCGGGCAGAATAAACGTGTGAAGAAGTCATAACCAGATCCAGCAGGTGCCGGTCCTGTAACCATGATACCACCACATGACAACTTTTTAATTTCATCGATGTTAGGAAGGATGTCGGCAACCTCTTGTGCTGAAGAAAGCTCCACCTGAAAGCCATGCAAGCTGTTTATTGGGCAATCGATTTTTCGGAGGAGAAACTAAGAGAATACGTAGCTGACTTAGGAGAATGATCATAGCAGCACCAACACGCTCCGTCTTAAAATGGGGAGGCTTATTTTGGAATGTAATGATGCAGGTAAAAAAAAAGGGGGAGAGACAGTACAATGAGATCACCGTCGGCCGCCGATTTGTGAACACTGACCACTGGTGCGCCGTTTAGGGTCTCCGGAATCGACGGCATCTCGTTGCAGCCCAGGAAATCAATCATGGGGAAATTCAGCTCAATAAACAGCTTCCCGTGGGCCTCGCCTGCGCCCCCTGGCGGGGGAACTTTTTTCGCAGTCAGGATACCGGACTTGGTCATGAACTCGATCATGCCATGCTCCGGGAGAACGGCCGTGAAGAGGAAGTGGGCGGAGGCCAACGTCGCGTGCCCACACAGGTCGACCTGAAAGCGACGACGCGTGCTCGGGGTCAATGCAGGCCAGTCGACGGGTTCTTCAGATCGGTCGATGATGGCAGTAGAAAGGGGATCCGAAGATTTTGGGAGGAGGTGGACGGAGGGTTATGTGGTTACCTCGGTGACGGGAGTGAACCATCGGAGGTGGAAGAGCGGCGCGGCGCTGGCGCGCCGGGAGAAGTCGCGGACGAGGAAGGCGGTCTCCGAGAGGTTGAACTCGGTGGCAACCGACTGCATCCACCGCTCGTCCGCGGCGTTGTCGTCCTCGAGGAGGCACACCGCGGCGGGGTTGCCCTTGAACGGCTCGGTCGCGAAGGCGTCCACCTGCGACGAGGCCACGACGGCCGGGCCAACGTCACTTTCCGAGAGGTGCGACCGTGCGAGTGAACAGGAGAGGGGAGGATAGTAGCACTGACCACGGCGTATCGGATGGCTTTCTTGCCCATTTCCATGGacgcggcgtcggcgtcggcggccGCTGCTCCAAAGTTGCGTGAGTATGAGTTGTAACAAGCTGCTGATGATTACTGAGTAGTACTAGTAATCAGCGATGGCGAGTTGACGAGATGGAGACGATGGGCTTTCCTTCCTTGTGAACGAGTGAACGACACCCGACAGGGTAGCCCCCCAAAAAAAACTTCTCGTCACCGATACCGTCCTGGCTTAATTTCCTAGCAGCTACCACAAGGTATCCTCGCATTCCACCCCATAAGTCATGCACATATTAGATTTATCAATATGTCACTTTTCTTTTCTCTCGAATGTACTCATAGGAATAGGATGTGCGTGTGTACGTTcgtaggggtgagtgtatgcgcgtatgtatgagcgcttgcgtttgtactgtgttaaaaaaagaGTTCGTCGCAAGACGCCATGCAAAGACGTGTACATTGGGAGGGGCGGGGCGCCCCCACAATGCTTCCCACACAGAACGTGTGTCGTCCGATGCCCTACTTATGTAGTGTGCTCATCCAAGGTGAAGCGGTAGGCAGAGCGCACGATGGCCTTGAGGTCCAGCGCCCAAGCTAACATGTCATCAAGGCGTCTTGGCAATTTTTGTATGCTTCCGAAAGGAGACCCACTCCCGCATCACCCGCATCTGGCGATCGGGAAACCTCGACAGCCGACGGGAGCACCTCTCTACCACCACCGTTGTTTCGCCGCTACCGGAGGGCCGGCCGGGGAACTCGTGCCACGCCTAGGGATGGCGGCGGTGAGGTAGTTTTTCATTTCCCTGGCGCTGGAAGCCCCTTCCCCTCCGCTCTAGATCCGATCTGGCGCACGGCGAACTTCTCCTTCTTCAACAGTTGCCTTCTCCCCTGCCGGTCCGTGCGTGGCGGCGCGGTCACGCCTTGGGTGCTCCTCCCCGCCAACCCTTGCCTCCCTCGTCGGCGCAACCCTTCTTCGCGCTGCTGTTCGTGGGGGGCGTGCGTACGGTGGAGGTGGCCGGGCTGGCCGAGGCATGGTCTGCCCCATGCAGGCCGCTGTCCGACTCCGACGCCGTCTCCTGTGAGCTGCGGTGCCGACCTCTGCGGGTGTGAGGTCGCGGTTGTCTTTGTTGGCATCGGTTGAAGCTTGGCGGTGGATCCTTGCCGGCTCTGCTCCGGTCCCGGCGGCCACGGACCTGCGTGCTCCGGTGTCCATGGCATGCCGACATCCTGTGTCGACGTGGTATCGGCCCCGGTGCTCGGGTTGCTGCGTCTCTTCCAGCTTCTTCGGCTCATCGGTGTTTTGGCGACTCCACACCCGACAGCTTGGAACTACGCTCCCCTTCCGGTTCCTGGCTTGCCTACGGTGACAGTCGTCACCCCTACTCATCTGCGCCGGCTCTCTACCCTGCTGCTTCCCCGACCCCTTCCTCCTATACGCCACGTCGGCTCCAAAGCTCGTGATTTTTCGGCGACAGATGCAGCCCCACCTCCCCCCATTCCGTGCTGGCGATCCACCGGTGGGCGGACTTCCTCATTTTCGGATTCTCATCAGGTGGCTATGGGATTGCACGGACAGAGGCCTGGCGAAATCCATGCTCGGCTTGCCGATGCTGGCAGCGGCGACATTCGGGGGTATCGTTTCCCTTATTGAATGCGCTGCcatggcctctctctctctctctctgtgccCCTCTTCGAGCTTCGGGGGAAACCCTGGGTCAGATTATTTGGACCAGATGGCGACGGCGTCACAACGTTgtttcccttcttgaaggcgctaTCTTGCTCGCTCGCGGTGTCCCCCGGTGTTGGCTCTGAAGATgttcatgaaggaaatatgccctagaggcaataataaagttattatttattttcttatttcatgataaatgtttattattcatgctagaattgtattaacgggaaacttagtacatgtgtgaatacatagacaaaacataagtgtccctactatgcatctacttgactagctcgtttatcaaagatggttgtgtttcctaaccatagacatgttggaaatatgccctagaggcaataataaataggttattattatattttcttgctcatgataatcgtttattatccatgctagaattgtattgataggaaactcagatacatgtgtggatacatagacaacaccatgtccctagtaagcctctagttgactagctcgttgatcaacagatggttacggtttcctgaccatggacattggatgtcgttgataacgggatcacatcattaggagaatgatgtgatggacaagacccaatcctaagcctagcacaagatcgtgtagttcgtttgctcagagcttttctaatgtcaagtatcatttccttagaccatgagattgtgcaactcccggataccgtaggaatgctttgggtgtaccaaacatcacaacgtaactgggtggctataaaggtgcactacaggtatctccgaaagtgtctgttgggttggcacgaatcgagactgggatttgtcactccgtgtaaacggagaggtatctctgggcccactcggtaggacatcatcataatgtgcacaatgtgaccaaggatttgatcacgggatgatgtgttacggaacgagtaaagagacttgccggtaacgagattgaacaaggtatcgggataccgacgatcgaatctcgggcaagtaacataccgatagacaaagggaattgtatatgggattgattgaatcctcgacatcgtggtccatccgatgagatcatcgaggagcatgtgggagccaacatgggtatccagatcccgctgttggttattgaccggagtgtcgtcttggtcatgtctgcgtgtctcccgaacccgtagggtctacacacttaaggttcggtgacgctagggttatagagatattagtatgcggtaacctgaaagttgttcggagtcccggatgagatcccggacgtcacgaggagttccggaatggtccggaggtaaagatttatatatgggaagtcttattttggtcgccggaaaagtttcgcactttatcggtattgtaccgggagtgccgaaaggggtccgggggtccaccagccccgggggggccacatgggctgtggggggtgcgccttggcctatatgggccaagggaaccagccccaagaggcccatgtgccaagagataagataaacggagagtcctaaagggggaaggcacctccgaggtgccttggggaggaaggactcctccctggccgcacccttccttggaggaagggccaaggctgcgccccccccctctcccttggccctatatatagtgggggggagggagggcagcagcaatccaagccctggcgcctcccgtgacacctcttcctccccgcttgctcttggcgaagccctgccgggatcccgctacttccaccaccacgccgtcgtgctgctggatctccatcaacctctcctccccccttgctggatcaagaaggaggagacgccgctgctccgtacgtgtgttgaacgcggaggtgccgtccgttcggcgctaggatcatcggtgatttggatcacgacgagtacgactccatcaaccccgttctcttgaatgcttccgctcgcgatctacaagggtatgtagatgcactccccttcccctcgttgctagagtactccatagattgatcttggttatgcgtagaaaattttgaatttctgctacgtttcCCCAAcaagacatgtgttgtcatttgatgaacggggtcacatcattaggagaataatgtgatggacaagacccatccattagctttaGCATTAtaatcgttaagttttattgctatttctttcttcatgacttatacatgttcctctgactatgagattatgcaactcccgaataccggaggaacacattgtgtgatatcaaatgtcacaacgtaactgtgtgattataaagatgctctacaggtgcctccgatggtgtttgttgagttggcatagatcgagattaggatttgtcactccgattgtcagagaggtatctctaggccctctcggtaatgcacatcactataagccttgcaagcaatgtgactaatgagttagttacgggatgatgcattacggaacgagtaaagagacttgccggtaacgagattcaactaggtatgatgataccgacgatcaaatctcggacaagtaacatacggatgacaaagggaacaacatatcgttatgcggtttgatcgataaagatcttcgtagaatatgtaggagccaatatgagcatccaggttccgctattggttattgaccggagatgtgtctcggtcatgtctacatagttctcaaacccgtagggtccgcacgcttaacgttcgatgacgatttgtattatgagttatgtgatttgatgtaccgaaggttgttcggagtcccggatgagatcacggacatgacgaggagtctcgaaatgatcgagacgtaaagatcgatatattggaaggctatattcggacatcagaaaggttccgagtgattcgggtattttttggagtaccggagagttacgagaattcgccgagggaagtagtgggccttaatgggccatacgggaaaggagagaagggcctcgaGGGATGGCCGCGttcccccccatgggctggtctgaattggactaggagggggcggcgcccccctccttccttctcccctcctcctccttccctccttctcctactaggaataggaaagaggaggggaatcctacttggactggggagtcctagtaggattccccacacctggcgcgcccccctagggccggccacctcttccctccccttcTTTATATACGTGGtcaaggggcaccccatagacacacaagttgattgtgtagtcgtgtgcggtgccccccttcacatatttccacctcggtcatatcgttgtagtgcttaggcgaagctctgcgtcggtaacttcatcatcaccgtcatcacgccgtcgtgctgacgaaactctccctcggcctcagctggatcaagagtacgagggacgtcaccgagctgaatgtgtgcagatcgcggaggtgccgtgcgttcggtacttgatcagttggatcacgaagacgttcgactacatcaactgcgttacttaacgcttccgttttcggtctacaagggtacgtggacacactctcccgctcgttgctatgcaacacatagatagatcttgcgtgatcgtaggtaaattttttgaaatactgtgttccccaacagttcGATGTTGTGCTCATTTAGTCTGCTTAGTTTTAGGGTTGGTGGGTTTTGTTGTGTCTTTTCTGAGTTCGGCCTGggcatccctctctctctttaCTCTAGGTTCCATGATCATGCTTTCTTGCGTTCATGCTATGTGTTGTATCCTCTATTGTACTCATTTTCTCTTCTTCTATCAACGAAAAGATACGCAAACTTTGCGTATTcgtgaaaaaaagaaaaaaaaactgttTGATTTGCATGATGGCTACCACATCCATAGGAAGGAAGTGGCGGCACAGGAGTTCGCCATTCCATCGATTGGCGTCGTCCAAGAGTTCCGCTACTCGCTGTAGCTGACATGTTCCCCGCTGGAAGACTGACATGTACGAGACAGCTATAAATCCCTACAGATCTGAATTTTGTTGTTGTTGCCAACACTCTAGATCAACCCCTTCTTGCGTGATTCAAGTCCACTATGAATAGCATGCCATGTTGAGGATGCATTACCAGAAAACACAGTGTCCTCGAGAGCCCGGTTAGGTACTTTGCTTTCAGTACATGGGCGCACAGTGAGTCGGGTTAGGTAAGAAGCCTCCATGCTTGGCTCACAAGTAGTGATTGGTCGAAGAGATGAAAGTCCTAGGAACCTAGACCACCCCAGCATTTTGGCTGAATAATTTTTGCCCACGCCATCCAGTGCACCTTTCACTTACCCTTCTTTGAATCCCATCAGAAATTCCAAACGAGTCTTGTTAAATCATCACACTGATATCAGTTGTTTGAACACACTCATAATATATGTCGTGGTCGCTTATGCAACTGATTGAATCAAGGTCTCTTTACTGGCCTGAGAGATGCTATCCCCCATATCAAGCTATGTTGGTGTAGTCCTTTCTTGCAAATTTTAAATTTTATCTTTATGCATCTTGCCCTCTGGAGTGGGGAGACCAAGATACTTTGATTCAAATTCAGTACTCACATTGTCCAGAACAAGTCTGGCCTCTTGCTGCATAGCCACGGGGCACTTCTCACCAAATTGTATTGAACATTTACGAGGATTAATATACTAACCAGTCGTCTAAGCATGGCTAGCAATAAGTCCCTATTTGCTTGATGTGGGTTCGCCTTCAAGAACAACATAGTGTCATTAGCAAAGAGAATATGGGAAATACGCAAAGCTCTTCGACAGATTTTTAGTGGATCAAAAGCACATGTTTCTGCACCCCATCTAAGTAGCACAGACAAGCCATCAACCACCAATAAGAATAGGAACAAGGATGGGGGGTCACTTTGTCTATAAGCCCACACACCGGTGCAAACGGATCCAAGATGACTCCATTGAATTTCATGGAGTATCTCAGAAAGATCACATATGTCATTATCTGCAGTACGATTCGGTGAGCGAAGCCAAACTTTTCTACCACCTGCCTTTAAAAAAATCCCAATCCGCACGGTCAAATGCTTTAGACAAATCAAGTTTGTAAGCACAAAAGCTATATTCCCCGAGTCTCGAAGAATCTTTAGCGATAAAATGGATCGAAGGCTTTATTGCAATTATGAGTATAAGATAGTCTGGATTTGCATGAACACATCAATTTCAGGTTATTATAAAACTTGAATTGTAATTATGACTATGATATTTTTTTAATACTTTGAGAATGATTGTTTGTGTGTGAGCTAGATTGAATATTTTCATCCCTTAATTGTTGGGTTAAATATAGGAGTCACATAGTCATTTCTATATTTATAAGGTGTTGCATTTCACGTGTGTAATTACTAGAGTCTAT
The Aegilops tauschii subsp. strangulata cultivar AL8/78 chromosome 3, Aet v6.0, whole genome shotgun sequence genome window above contains:
- the LOC109739225 gene encoding uncharacterized protein isoform X5 yields the protein MEMGKKAIRYAVVDAFATEPFKGNPAAVCLLEDDNAADERWMQSVATEFNLSETAFLVRDFSRRASAAPLFHLRWFTPVTEVDLCGHATLASAHFLFTAVLPEHGMIEFMTKSGILTAKKVPPPGGAGEAHGKLFIELNFPMIDFLGCNEMPSIPETLNGAPVVSVHKSAADGDLIVELSSAQEVADILPNIDEIKKLSCGGIMVTGPAPAGSGYDFFTRLFCPKFGMDEDPVTGSIHCVLGPYWGRKLGKQKLTAFQASPRGGTLYLELDDANRRVKIQGETVTAMTGTLLA